tcccagctcccccagcatctcccagtacccccagtcccagcccccccagtaTCTCCCAGTCCCCCCATCCCCAGTACCCCCCACGCAGTTCCccgctcccagtcctcccagtacgCCCCCAGTACCCCCCTAATACCCCCCAAGTACCCCCCCACAGttccccgctcccagccctcccagttccctgctcccagccctcccagtaaccccccagtcctcccagtaaccCCCCCAGTCCTCCTTCCAGtcctcccagtaccccccccccgcagttccccactcccagccctcccagtacccccccagccctcccagtcccctcccagtgctcccagtaccccccccagccctcccagtcccctcccagtgctcccagtaccccccccagccctcccagtaccccccccagtgctcccagtccccctcccagtgctcccagtcccccctcACCGTCCGCAGGAACTGGACATCGTCCTCGCCGTCGGCCTCGGccatggctgggggggggtcggtgggtgcggggggggggggggggtcggtggGTGCGGGGGTCCGGTGGGTGCCGGCGCGCGGGTGGGTGCTccgcgtgtccccccccgccgcgcgctccgccgcctcccggggccgctggccccgcccccgccgctacgtcacggggtgggggggaaactgaggcaccgacCCCAACCCCGCCCCCTCTGCCCCTAATTAACGCCTCGCGCTAatgagcagcagctggggggggcggggagctcCTCTGCCCCCAGCTGGGACCAGTTCCCCTCCCAAACTGGGACCAGGATCTGCCCCCCAGCTGGGACCAGTTCCCCTCCCAAACTGGGACCAGTCTGGCCCCCCAACTGGGACCAGAATCTTCCAAACTGGGACCAGTTCCCCTCCCAAACTGGGAGCAGTCTCGCCTCCCAGCTGGACACAGGCCCCGCCCCCTCTGCCCCTAATTAACGCCTCGCGCTAATGAGAggcagctggggggggcgggagcTCCTCTGCCCCCAGCTGGGACCAGTTCCCCTCCCAAACTGGGACAAGTCCTGCCCCTCAACTGGGACCAGTTTTGTCCCCAGCTGGGTCCAATTCCTCTCCTAAACTGGGACCAGTTCCCCTCCCAAACTGGGACCAGTCTCGCCCCCCAACTGGGACCAGGctgtgccccccagtcccccaaCTAGGACCAGTCTCCGTCCCCAACTGGGGTCAGACCATGGCGGGACCGGGTCGAGGGTCACAGCCCCAACTGGGAGACCAAACTGGGACCCGGCACCGTGAACTGGGACCCCAGCCCCAACTGGGAGACCAAACTGGGACCCGGCACCCTGAATGGGGAATCCCCCCAGTACCGGCCACCATCCTGGCACCCGTGGCCACCATCCAGAAGCCCCTGGCCACCACCCGTGAACCCATGGCCACCATTTGGGACCCCGTGGCCACCATCCAGAACCCCATGGCCACCACTCATGACACTGTGGCCACCATCTGGCACCCCGTGGCCACCATCCAAGCCCCTGTGGCTCCCACCCATGACACTGTGGCCATCACACACCACCCTGTGGCCACCACTTGGGATCCCGTGGCCACCATCCTGCACTGCATGGCCACCACTCGCAACCCCTTGGCTACCACCTGGGACCCTGTGGCCACCACCCATGACACCATGGCCATCACCCATCACCTTGTGGCCACCACCCATGACACCATGGCCACCATCCAGGCCCCTGTGGCTACCACCCATGACACTGTGGCCACCACTTGGGAAACCGTGGCCACCATCCAGAACCCTGTGGCCACCACTCGCAATCCCTTGGCCACCACCCGGgaccccatggccaccatccAGAAGCCCCTGGCCACCACCCGTGAACCCGTGGCCACCATCCAGGCCCCTGTGGCCACCACTTGGGACCCCGTGGCTCCCACCCATGACACTGTGGCCACCACCCATCACCCTGTGGCCACCATGTGGGACCCTGTGGCCACCATGTGGGACCCTGTGGCTCCCACCCATCACCCTGTGGCCACTACCCATCACCCTGTGGCCACCACTTGGGACCTCGTGGCCACCATCCAGAACCCCATGGCCACCATCCTGCACCCCGTGGCCACTATCTAGGCCCCTGTGGCCACCACTTGGCACCCCCGTGGCCATGACCTGGCACCCCGTGGCCACCACCCATGACACCGTGGCCATCACCCATCACCTTgtggccaccacctgagacccaGTGGGCACCACCCAGCACCACGTGGCCACCACCTGGCACCCCCTGGCCACCACCTGTGACCCTGTGGCCACCACCCAGGCCCCTGTGCCCACCACTTGGCAGCCCGTGGCCATGAGCTGGCACCCTGTGGCCACCACCCGGGACCCTGTGGCCACCCCCCAGGACCCCGTGGCCACCCCCCCCGCGAGCCCCCCCCGCGAGCCCCCCCCAGCACGGGCTGTGAGAAGAACCCATCGCTTTATTgaaggcggcggggggggggcacggggccgtGCTCCCCCCAGGGATCCACCCAAAACTGGGCGgactggggggggcgggggggggtccctatgccccccccgcccccccccccacaaccACAACCGCCGCGACCCCCCTCAGaccctccaaccccccccccaaaaccagcgGCGAGGAGTgggaaaggggaaagaggaaaggggtggggggggaaggtttGGGGGGCGGTttcgggggtccggggggggagtttcttttttggggggggttgtttgcTTTTGGGGCCCCCCCGCCCCTAGACGATCATCTCGAGCTGCCGCGCGTACTCGATGACCTGCTTGGCCAGCTCGGTGGACGGGATGGTCGCGTCCTCCGCCTTCTGCTGCCGGCTGCTGAACCCGTAGTAGCCGTCGGCGCCCAGCACCCAGCCACGCtgcgaggggcgggggggggacacacgattTTTGGGGTGCCCCCCAGCttttggggacccccccggggtgaaacccccccccccggggtacCTTCTTGGCGTAGTCGGTCATCTTCTTGGCGGCGGTGAAGAAGAGGATGCGGGTGGCCTCGGCGAAGAGGATCTTCTCGTAGGCCTTCTCGATGCAGCCGGCGATCTCgtcgctgcgggggggtcgggggggttacgggggggttttggggtgcggggggggggtttggggtgcgggggggtcccCACCGGATGGTGTCCAGCAGGATGTCGATGAAGAAGGTGTAGCTCTCTGCCGGGATGTTGCCCTTGGCCAGGAAGACCTTGTTGTAGCTGCCCTCCATCAGGTACTGCGTGAGACGGAGAGGGGGGGTCGCACCCCGAaccccccccgaacccccccgcaccccagaCCTTTGGGGGGGGGCACCTGCTCGAGGGAGACGGGGTGCCGGATGTAGACGTTGCTCTGGATCTCGCGGGCCGGCAGCCGCTCCAGCTCGGTGTGGAACTCGGCCACGCGGTTCTGCGAGAGCAGGAACAGCAGGTTCaggcccagcagctgctgctggcaggcggagtcggggagctgctccctgggggggaagggggggtcggggggggggcatagacccccagccccccccgaggGCCCGGCCACCCCCAAGTCCCCAGACCACCCCCCAAGAACCCTGCCCATCCCCAGGACCTTCCCCCGAGACCCCAGTCCCCCTTCCCCagaccccctccccttccccagacccccccccagcccccactccccatccccagTCCCCCTACCCcatccccagaccccccccagcccccacccccagtcccccttccccatccccaggacccgccccctcacccccagcccccagccccagcccccccctcgagcccccagaccccccctcagcccccagctcccccttgagcccccagaccccatccccagtcccctccccatccccaggacctcccccaagcccccagcccccccccccagcccccctcgaGCCCCCAgtcccccttccccatccccagcccccccctgagccccagcccccatccccaggaccccccccccgagcccccagcccccatccccagccccccccccgaccccccccaggacccctccTCACTTGTAGTCGAAGTAGTAGCACTTGAGCTGGGCCATGTAGCGCTCGAAGGAGGGGATGTCCTTCTTCAGGATGCTCCACTGCGCCCCGATCTCCAGGAtgtcccctggggagggggaaggtgaggggggggcgcggggggggggatggggggtcgtggggggggttggggtctcccctgcccccccccggaGCCGGCACTCACGGGCCAGGACGAGCTGCGGCTTGGTGAGCTTGGTGCCGGTGGTGGGGAGGAAGTTGAGGTCCAGGAgagcgagctggggggggggacacacggaggGTGGGGGTCAGCTCTcctcagccctgcccccccccccaatcccccctccccgatccccagggacccccctcgtacctgcccccccccccaggctcagagctccccctcacccccagggaccccccttGTACCTGCTCCCCCGCCCAGCCTCAGAGCTCCCCTTcaaccccagggaccccccccaatccccagggaccccccttccttcccagcGACCCCCCCCGACACCCAGAGCCcccccctctcacccccagggacccccccccccgatccccaGGCCCCCCCCCTCTCACTCCCAGACCGCCTCCcttgtccccagtgtcccccccttcagccccggacccccccccccccactcccagatcccccctcccatccccaggaccccaccccgagcccccagacacccccccccaggcccccaatCCCCAGACCCCCCCGAGCTCCCAgtcccccttccccatccccaggacccccccgagcccccagacccccccgaACCCCCAGACCCCTTCCCCATCCCTAggaccccccccgagcccccagacccccttccccatccccagaccccccccagagcccccattCCCAGAGCCCCcatccccagaccccccccatccctccccgagCCCCCAGACCACACCCCAAgaaccctccccatccccaggacccccccccccgaccccccaggCCTCCCGCACCTTGAGGCGCCCGAGGGCCTCCCCGCACTTGCTGAGGTTGGGGCTCTTGCGGCCCCACTCGCCCTTCAGCTGCTCGTAGACACTGGCGGCGGCCCGCAGCCCCACCgggccccccgggcccccccccgggccctccgaccccgaccccggccccgccgccgccgccgccgccgccatcgccgtGACACTGCGCCGCGCGACACCGCGCCGCCGGGCTTTACGGCCCCCCCGCGCCACCGTGCTTGacggccgccgctcccccccccatccccggcgTCGCCGCGGCAACGCCGCCTCGCGGCCAATCGCCGGTcgcggaggcggggagggggcggggcctccgcGGCCGGCGGGGGTTGGAGCCACGGGGCGGGGCTGGAGAGCGCGAAGCTCCACTGACGGGCGTGGCCTCCGCGGCCGGCGGAGcaacggggcggggcggggcctgcccGCTCCCCAGCCACGGGGAACCGAGCGGCCCAGCGTCTCCCAGTACGACCAGTACGAACAGCTGACGGGGACTGGAGGCCAGCCGTGGCCTGGGGGAGGTGATGCCGCATGCTGCCATGCCGTACCGTGGGCTGATTGCCTGGAGGCTCGTTAGCAAAGCCCGTCACAGGACCTCCCAGTACGAACTGGGACGAGGAGGAGACCCCCAAACCCAGCCaggaggggggccgggggcggcggcgtggggctggggggggatgcGGAGGTCACCGAGGGGACGCCCTCCCCCATCGCCATGTGACCACACGACGGGGgaatccccccctcccccacgcCACGGGAACTGGGGACAAAGGGGGCGGTGATGGGCGCAGGGCGGTGACCAAGGGGGCTCCATCTCGTAGGGTCGTCGAGTAGTTAACGACCTCCGAGGTCATCGAGGCCAtcatcaacccaaccccaccatggcTGCTCAACCaggtccccaagggccacatctacacgtgttttgaacccctgcagggatggggaccccaccaccaccaccctgggcagcctgggccaagccttgaccactccttcagtgaaggaatttctcccaatatccaacctgaacctcctctgatgcaacctgaggccggtTCTTGTCCCATCGCTGGTTCCCTGGGAGAAGAGCCCAGCACCCACCTTGTTACCACCTCCCTTCAGGTGGGTGCTGAGAGCGaggaggtcccccctcagcctcctcttccccagttccctcagagAATCCCAGAATCGTTGAATCATCGAATCACGAaggttggaggagacctccaAGGCCATGGATCCCTCGTACGCTGGCGGTCTACAAGTTTAATCTTGGCTCATTGTCGAAGCCGAGCGCCAACGCGACGCAACCAACCCCACCGAGCGATGGCCGAGGCCACCAGCTCCACACCGGCTTCGTGAGAGCTGCGTCAGGTCCCCAAACCCGGGGCCGCCTCTCTCCGACGGCGTCCCTCGGAGCGGAGGGGACGTCTCGACGTTCTGTAGGACAAGGCGAGGTGACTTGGCCGGACGCGCTCGCGTCGTTCTGCCGGCCTCTTGCGTGGTGCTTCGCACGTCGCTACGGAAAGGAGAGACCGGCAACGAAGCCATCGGCCACAGGACAGCGCGACGCGACGCGGGGCGCGGCGGCTTGAATCCGCGCACCCTCCCTCAACAGATTCcccaagaagagagaaaaaacaacaacccaaaaccagcactgggctctctccagtagctcctcatcgttcttgaactggggagcccagcactggactctccccagtagctcctcatcgttcttgaactggggagcccagcactggactctccccagtagctcctcatcgttcttgaactggggagcccagaactggactctcgccagtagctcctcatctctcttgaactggggagcccagcactggactctctccagtagctcctcatctctcttgaactggggagcccagcactggactctctccagtagctcctcatctttcttgaactggggagcccagaactggactctctccagtagctcctcatcgttcttgaactggggagcccagaactggactctctccagtagctcctcatcattcttgaactggggagcccagcactggacacagcactgcagatggggcctccccagggcagagcagagggggaggagaacctccctcgccctgctgcccacactcctcctcatgcaccccaggatcccgttgcccttcctggcagccagggcatgctgctggctcatggtcaccctgtcgtcccccagcactcccagtccctccccgcagagctgctcccagcaggtcccccccagcctgtactggtgcctggggttgttcctccccaggggcaggacccttgTTGAGCTACAAAagaacctgtaaaaaaaaaaatcttgtaaatcACACACCGATATTTAATATATTGAAAGAAAATAGTTAAGAATGCGGGAACTGtgtacagattaaaaaaatatttctttaaaccaTCTGGTCTTAAAAATAGACGATAGTGGCGAAACCTCAGACCCAACCGCTCCGAGCCATCCCGCCCCGGCGCGCGGCCGCTACGACGGCGCGTCGGTGGCTGGGAGCGTCGCGCTGGCTGGAGTCACTCTGTCGCAGTCCAAGTCCACGACAGTTTTGCCCCGGACGGCGGAGCCCGCGCTCTCCCGCCTCTCCGCCAGCTTCGAGGTGGACCGAGCCATCGAGCCGCTCTGGCTTCCGTTGGTCTGCGAGCAGACGTTGTTGACCTTCGTGGCTTTGTTTTTGTGGTGGTTGTTGTAGACTTTGTACTTCatgaggaggatgaagatgaagaCGAGGACGGAAGCCACGATGATGCCCCCGATGATGATGATCATGGTTCCTCCGAGAAACTGGGCGTGAAGCGACCGGCACTGTTTGTATTCCTCCTGCGTCGTGAACCGCACGCAGCCGATCGCCCTGGTTGCGGTCAAAGACGTCAACCCGTCGTCGTAGACGGCGAGAACGCAGAGGTCGTACTCGCGGCCTGCAACCAGATCAGTCAAGAAGAAGGATTTACTACCGGCTGGAATCATCCTGGAAGAGAAAATGAGCACAGTCAGCATCCGCGCTGACCCAGCCTCCGGAGACCTCTGCTGCCTCGCTGGGAGGGACCTGTGGGGCACCGGGGGAGCGTGGCCACCGGAGCGAGCAGCAGCAAGCCCTCGGTGGGGATGGAGGACGCAGAGCTGGGCAATGACAACATCATCTCTACCTTGGCCGTCTCAGACTAACACGGGCTGGAAAGCACACGCTCACCCCCGGCCAGAGGAGAAGCCACGCCTGATCTGCTGCTTTGATCTGCGTTATCTCGAATTTCCACAGAAATTTCCGCTCCACCACTGAGATGGAGTTCCTCGCCTTGGTGCAACCCCACCACTGATATTGACTTCTTCGCCTTGGTGCAACCCCACTACTGAGATGGAGTTTCTCACCTCGGTGCAACCCCATCGGTGAGATGGAGTTCCTCGCCTCGGTGCAACCCCACCATTGAGTCTTCTCCAGGCCACAAAGGTGGTGGAGAAGACTAATCACTTGTCATACTGTCTTCTCCTAGTAATCATCCATGGGACTAAGGACCCTACAGCGCTTAGACCGGAAAGAAAGAAGAGCCACACCTTCACCAGAACGTTCTCCAAACACACGGCTGCTACACCTTGATTTGTAACGGACTTTCTGCGGGTGTGAAGGAACAAACCCTCCCTTGTCGATGCCCGGACgcagcaggggttggcagggacctctggggtcacccagcccagccccctgcccaagcagggtcacccagagcaggctgcacagcaccgcgtccaggcggggctggaatatctccagagaaggagactccacagcctccctgggcagcctgttccagggctccgtcaccctcagagggaagaagttcttcctcgggttcagctggagcttcctctgctccagtttgtgcccgttgccccttgtcctgtcgctgggcaccactggaaagagtctggccccatcctcctgacccccaccctgcagatattgatcggcatttctaaggtcccctctcagccttctcttctccaggctgaacaagcccagctccctcagcctctcctcgcaggagagatgctccagtcccctcatcatcctcgtagccctctgctggactctctccagtagctcctcatctttcttgaactggggagcccagaactggactctctccagtagctcctcatctttcttgaactggggagcccagcactggacccagcactgcagatagggcctccccagggcagagcaaaggggaaggagaacctccctcgccctgctgcccacactcctcctgatgcaccccaggatcccattggccttcttagcacccagggcacactgctggctcgtggtcaccctgtcgtcccccagcactcccagtccctctccgcagagctgctctccagcaggtccacaccacaACCAGTGACGTCGCATCACAAAAACCATCCCCGCTCCATCTAGAGGAACCGTCGTCCTCATGACGCGCGCGGCCAGGAGATGTTAAACCCGACCCAAACGCTCGCTCCCGTTTTGAAGTCGTTGTGTCCCTCCCACCCCCGTCAGCCACACGCAAAAGGCCATCAATGAAACCCAACGGCAGAGAACCAGGAGCTCCACCACCCCCACGCGGAGGAGCAGCCGTGAGCTCCATCTCCACGCTCCCTGCGGAGGCTCAATATCAAATCGTTCTTCCCCAGTAAATTCTGCCAAACGCGCGCCTGATCTGCACCCAACGCACAACCCAAAGCTTCATCCCCGCGACGCAGACGGGGAAAGGGTGGAcgcgggctgggggtccggcGCGACGCGGTGACGCCGCGGCCGTACGGGCAGGACGCTGCTTTGGGCATCTCGCgacttgggttttggtttttttttcagtctcttccccatattttaaagtaaaataattgcACTTAATCAGCGTAAAATGTAACTAAAACCTCCATCTCACTTTCCGTGAATGTGAACAACTGAGGTGTTGCTCGTCAGCTTCGTTAAACCGGACTACGAGACTTAATTACATTAATTAGAGCTTGGAGCTCCCCGAGAGGCAGCATGGGAGCGGCTGCGTGGTTGGCTTTCACGGCGTCGCTCCTCAGCGACGCGGGTTTAACAAGCAAAGCCCGAGGTGGCCGTTGTCTCCTCGGCCCCTCGTTAGGAGCTGGCGGGCCAGCTCTCGTTAGCCGGACCGCGCCATCCTCTCCTCCGCGCGTCCCGGGAGCCGGGGGCTGCGAGCGGGGTTACCTGTAGACCAGCACGTCGTCGGCGGAGCTGTTGTACTGGATCTGGTAGGTCCGAATGCCGGGGAGGTGATGCTGCGGCGGCCACCGGATCAGAGCGGACGACGACGTCAGCTCGGCCACCGCCACCGCCTGCTCTTGCTGAGCCTTGGTTTCGTTGGGGAAGCTCGACT
This genomic window from Opisthocomus hoazin isolate bOpiHoa1 chromosome 39, bOpiHoa1.hap1, whole genome shotgun sequence contains:
- the PSMD8 gene encoding 26S proteasome non-ATPase regulatory subunit 8, whose translation is MAQLKCYYFDYKEQLPDSACQQQLLGLNLLFLLSQNRVAEFHTELERLPAREIQSNVYIRHPVSLEQYLMEGSYNKVFLAKGNIPAESYTFFIDILLDTIRDEIAGCIEKAYEKILFAEATRILFFTAAKKMTDYAKKRGWVLGADGYYGFSSRQQKAEDATIPSTELAKQVIEYARQLEMIV